A genomic region of Alligator mississippiensis isolate rAllMis1 chromosome 4, rAllMis1, whole genome shotgun sequence contains the following coding sequences:
- the LOC102574339 gene encoding C-type lectin lectoxin-Thr1, translated as MRTTARLILCLLGCLVLSPGLEGTKTQVCPNGWLHFRHKCYGYFKETMTWANAEVECQNYCPGAHLVSILNEAETNVLARYISTNSPAGNVWIGLHDASGNRKWQWTDSSISNYKAWAPGEPNNWKGNERCAELLASSGYKLWNDVSCKISRGFICKYQL; from the exons ATGAGGACCACTGCCCGCCTCATCCTGTGCCTCCTGGGCTGCCTGGTGctgagccctgggctggaag GGACTAAGACCCAGGTCTGTCCCAATGGCTGGCTACACTTTCGCCACAAATGCTATGGATACTTCAAGGAGACGATGACCTGGGCGAATGCTGAG GTGGAGTGTCAGAACTACTGCCCAGGGGCCCATCTCGTCTCCATTCTCAATGAGGCAGAAACAAATGTCCTCGCTAGATACATCTCAAcaaacagccctgctgggaacGTCTGGATCGGGCTTCATGATGCGTCTGGG AACAGAAAGTGGCAATGGACAGATAGCTCCATCTCCAACTATAAAGCTTGGGCACCAGGGGAACCTAACAATTGGAAGGGGAATGAGCGCTGCGCAGAGCTCTTAGCTTCATCAG GGTATAAGCTATGGAATGATGTTTCCTGCAAAATAAGTAGAGGCTTCATCTGCAAGTACCAGCTCTAA